The following are encoded together in the Lactuca sativa cultivar Salinas chromosome 1, Lsat_Salinas_v11, whole genome shotgun sequence genome:
- the LOC111894697 gene encoding pyridoxine/pyridoxamine 5'-phosphate oxidase 1, chloroplastic isoform X2: MLPLLGKTKTMILTYSSSFTTRLLALHSTSTSTSTRPTSSPLLHRSPQLRGYCSSRVNRGEFMANNIKVVQNPDSISYLNQREAAEVDEILMGPLGFSVDQLMELAGLSVATAIAEVYNLKDYNRVLTICGPGNNGGDGLVVARHLYHFGYKPFVCYPKRTAKPLYTGLVTQLESLGIPFLSVDDLPMNLSEDFNILVDAMFGFSFHGTPRAPFDDLIQRLVNLQNHNEINKKPSVIASIDIPSGWHVEEGDTNGDGIKPDMLVSLTAPKLCAKKFCGSHHFLGGRFVPPSIVDKFNLHLPSYPGSCMCVRIGKAPQIDISSMRENYISPEFREEEVDPDPFLQFQKWFDDVMAAGLKEPNAMALCTAGKDGKPSSRMVLLKGFDKDGFVWYTNYGSRKAKDLSENANASLLFYWDGLNRQVRIEGSVQKVSEEESEHYFHSRPRGSQIGAIASKQSTVIPGRDFLHQEYKDLEAKFSDGALIPKPKYWGGYRLKPEFFEFWQGQTSRLHDRLCYFPEESGWKIRRLAP, encoded by the exons ATGCTGCCATTGTTAGGCAAAACCAAGACCATGATATTGACGTACTCTTCTTCTTTCACCACCCGTTTACTCGCACTCCATTCAACTTCCACTTCCACTTCTACTCGACCCACATCTTCTCCCCTTCTTCATCGATCTCCTCAG TTGCGGGGTTATTGCTCTTCGAGAGTGAATAGAGGAGAATTTATGGCTAACAACATCAAAGTGGTTCAAAATCCCGACTCAATTTCTTATTTGAATCAACGAGAAGCTGCTGAAGTTGATGAGATTCTTATGGGTCCTCTTGGATTTAGCGTCGACCAGCTCATG GAATTGGCTGGTTTGAGCGTTGCTACAGCAATTGCCGAG GTATACAATTTGAAGGATTACAATCGTGTATTGACAATATGTGGCCCAGGGAACAATGGTGGGGATGGTCTTGTAGTTGCTCGTCATCTGTATCACTTTGGATATAAACCTTTTGTTTGTTATCCAAAACGAACTGCAAAGCCTCTTTATACAGGTCTGGTGACTCAG CTAGAATCATTGGGTATTCCTTTCCTATCAGTGGATGATCTTCCTATGAACTTATCAGAGGACTTCAACATTCTAGTCGATGCCATGTTTGGCTTTTCATTCCATG GCACACCAAGGGCACCATTTGATGATCTGATTCAACGGTTGGTGAATCTACAAAATcacaatgaaataaataaaaaaccatCTGTGATTGCCTCTATAGACATCCCGTCTGGATGGCATGTGGAAGAAGGGGATACAAATGGTGATGGAATCAAACCTGACATGTTG GTTTCTTTAACTGCCCCTAAGCTGTGTGCCAAGAAGTTTTGTGGTTCCCATCATTTCTTAGGTGGGAGGTTTGTTCCACCTTCCATTGTTGACAAGTTTAACCTTCATCTTCCATCATATCCTGGAAGTTGTATGTGTGTTAGAATTGGAAAGGCCCCACAAATTGACATATCATCAATGAGAGAGAATTATATTTCTCCTGAGTTCAGAGAAGAGGAGGTGGACCCCGACCCCTTTCTTCAG TTCCAGAAGTGGTTTGATGATGTAATGGCTGCTGGTTTGAAGGAACCTAATGCAATGGCATTGTGCACTGCTGGCAAAGATGGCAAACC TTCATCAcgaatggtgttgctgaaaggattTGATAAAGACGGTTTTGTATG GTACACGAATTATGGAAGCCGAAAAGCCAAGGATTTATCTGAGAATGCTAATGCATCACTGCTATTCTATTGGGATGGATTGAATCGCCAG GTGCGAATAGAAGGTTCTGTGCAGAAGGTTTCTGAAGAAGAATCTGAACATTACTTCCACAGTCGCCCTAGAGGAAGTCAGATTGGTGCAATAGCCAGCAAACag aGCACTGTAATTCCAGGACGTGATTTTCTCCATCAAGAGTATAAAGATTTGGAAGCAAAATTCTCTGATGG aGCTTTAATCCCAAAACCAAAATATTGGGGTGGGTACAGACTTAAACCTGAGTTTTTTGAGTTTTGGCAAGGACAGACATCCAGGTTGCATGATAG gttatGTTATTTTCCTGAAGAAAGTGGATGGAAAATCAGACGTTTGGCTCCCTGA
- the LOC111894697 gene encoding pyridoxine/pyridoxamine 5'-phosphate oxidase 1, chloroplastic isoform X1: MLPLLGKTKTMILTYSSSFTTRLLALHSTSTSTSTRPTSSPLLHRSPQGFFGSILRYKLRGYCSSRVNRGEFMANNIKVVQNPDSISYLNQREAAEVDEILMGPLGFSVDQLMELAGLSVATAIAEVYNLKDYNRVLTICGPGNNGGDGLVVARHLYHFGYKPFVCYPKRTAKPLYTGLVTQLESLGIPFLSVDDLPMNLSEDFNILVDAMFGFSFHGTPRAPFDDLIQRLVNLQNHNEINKKPSVIASIDIPSGWHVEEGDTNGDGIKPDMLVSLTAPKLCAKKFCGSHHFLGGRFVPPSIVDKFNLHLPSYPGSCMCVRIGKAPQIDISSMRENYISPEFREEEVDPDPFLQFQKWFDDVMAAGLKEPNAMALCTAGKDGKPSSRMVLLKGFDKDGFVWYTNYGSRKAKDLSENANASLLFYWDGLNRQVRIEGSVQKVSEEESEHYFHSRPRGSQIGAIASKQSTVIPGRDFLHQEYKDLEAKFSDGALIPKPKYWGGYRLKPEFFEFWQGQTSRLHDRLCYFPEESGWKIRRLAP; encoded by the exons ATGCTGCCATTGTTAGGCAAAACCAAGACCATGATATTGACGTACTCTTCTTCTTTCACCACCCGTTTACTCGCACTCCATTCAACTTCCACTTCCACTTCTACTCGACCCACATCTTCTCCCCTTCTTCATCGATCTCCTCAG ggtttttttggtTCGATTTTGAGGTACAAGTTGCGGGGTTATTGCTCTTCGAGAGTGAATAGAGGAGAATTTATGGCTAACAACATCAAAGTGGTTCAAAATCCCGACTCAATTTCTTATTTGAATCAACGAGAAGCTGCTGAAGTTGATGAGATTCTTATGGGTCCTCTTGGATTTAGCGTCGACCAGCTCATG GAATTGGCTGGTTTGAGCGTTGCTACAGCAATTGCCGAG GTATACAATTTGAAGGATTACAATCGTGTATTGACAATATGTGGCCCAGGGAACAATGGTGGGGATGGTCTTGTAGTTGCTCGTCATCTGTATCACTTTGGATATAAACCTTTTGTTTGTTATCCAAAACGAACTGCAAAGCCTCTTTATACAGGTCTGGTGACTCAG CTAGAATCATTGGGTATTCCTTTCCTATCAGTGGATGATCTTCCTATGAACTTATCAGAGGACTTCAACATTCTAGTCGATGCCATGTTTGGCTTTTCATTCCATG GCACACCAAGGGCACCATTTGATGATCTGATTCAACGGTTGGTGAATCTACAAAATcacaatgaaataaataaaaaaccatCTGTGATTGCCTCTATAGACATCCCGTCTGGATGGCATGTGGAAGAAGGGGATACAAATGGTGATGGAATCAAACCTGACATGTTG GTTTCTTTAACTGCCCCTAAGCTGTGTGCCAAGAAGTTTTGTGGTTCCCATCATTTCTTAGGTGGGAGGTTTGTTCCACCTTCCATTGTTGACAAGTTTAACCTTCATCTTCCATCATATCCTGGAAGTTGTATGTGTGTTAGAATTGGAAAGGCCCCACAAATTGACATATCATCAATGAGAGAGAATTATATTTCTCCTGAGTTCAGAGAAGAGGAGGTGGACCCCGACCCCTTTCTTCAG TTCCAGAAGTGGTTTGATGATGTAATGGCTGCTGGTTTGAAGGAACCTAATGCAATGGCATTGTGCACTGCTGGCAAAGATGGCAAACC TTCATCAcgaatggtgttgctgaaaggattTGATAAAGACGGTTTTGTATG GTACACGAATTATGGAAGCCGAAAAGCCAAGGATTTATCTGAGAATGCTAATGCATCACTGCTATTCTATTGGGATGGATTGAATCGCCAG GTGCGAATAGAAGGTTCTGTGCAGAAGGTTTCTGAAGAAGAATCTGAACATTACTTCCACAGTCGCCCTAGAGGAAGTCAGATTGGTGCAATAGCCAGCAAACag aGCACTGTAATTCCAGGACGTGATTTTCTCCATCAAGAGTATAAAGATTTGGAAGCAAAATTCTCTGATGG aGCTTTAATCCCAAAACCAAAATATTGGGGTGGGTACAGACTTAAACCTGAGTTTTTTGAGTTTTGGCAAGGACAGACATCCAGGTTGCATGATAG gttatGTTATTTTCCTGAAGAAAGTGGATGGAAAATCAGACGTTTGGCTCCCTGA
- the LOC111894697 gene encoding pyridoxine/pyridoxamine 5'-phosphate oxidase 1, chloroplastic isoform X3, which produces MANNIKVVQNPDSISYLNQREAAEVDEILMGPLGFSVDQLMELAGLSVATAIAEVYNLKDYNRVLTICGPGNNGGDGLVVARHLYHFGYKPFVCYPKRTAKPLYTGLVTQLESLGIPFLSVDDLPMNLSEDFNILVDAMFGFSFHGTPRAPFDDLIQRLVNLQNHNEINKKPSVIASIDIPSGWHVEEGDTNGDGIKPDMLVSLTAPKLCAKKFCGSHHFLGGRFVPPSIVDKFNLHLPSYPGSCMCVRIGKAPQIDISSMRENYISPEFREEEVDPDPFLQFQKWFDDVMAAGLKEPNAMALCTAGKDGKPSSRMVLLKGFDKDGFVWYTNYGSRKAKDLSENANASLLFYWDGLNRQVRIEGSVQKVSEEESEHYFHSRPRGSQIGAIASKQSTVIPGRDFLHQEYKDLEAKFSDGALIPKPKYWGGYRLKPEFFEFWQGQTSRLHDRLCYFPEESGWKIRRLAP; this is translated from the exons ATGGCTAACAACATCAAAGTGGTTCAAAATCCCGACTCAATTTCTTATTTGAATCAACGAGAAGCTGCTGAAGTTGATGAGATTCTTATGGGTCCTCTTGGATTTAGCGTCGACCAGCTCATG GAATTGGCTGGTTTGAGCGTTGCTACAGCAATTGCCGAG GTATACAATTTGAAGGATTACAATCGTGTATTGACAATATGTGGCCCAGGGAACAATGGTGGGGATGGTCTTGTAGTTGCTCGTCATCTGTATCACTTTGGATATAAACCTTTTGTTTGTTATCCAAAACGAACTGCAAAGCCTCTTTATACAGGTCTGGTGACTCAG CTAGAATCATTGGGTATTCCTTTCCTATCAGTGGATGATCTTCCTATGAACTTATCAGAGGACTTCAACATTCTAGTCGATGCCATGTTTGGCTTTTCATTCCATG GCACACCAAGGGCACCATTTGATGATCTGATTCAACGGTTGGTGAATCTACAAAATcacaatgaaataaataaaaaaccatCTGTGATTGCCTCTATAGACATCCCGTCTGGATGGCATGTGGAAGAAGGGGATACAAATGGTGATGGAATCAAACCTGACATGTTG GTTTCTTTAACTGCCCCTAAGCTGTGTGCCAAGAAGTTTTGTGGTTCCCATCATTTCTTAGGTGGGAGGTTTGTTCCACCTTCCATTGTTGACAAGTTTAACCTTCATCTTCCATCATATCCTGGAAGTTGTATGTGTGTTAGAATTGGAAAGGCCCCACAAATTGACATATCATCAATGAGAGAGAATTATATTTCTCCTGAGTTCAGAGAAGAGGAGGTGGACCCCGACCCCTTTCTTCAG TTCCAGAAGTGGTTTGATGATGTAATGGCTGCTGGTTTGAAGGAACCTAATGCAATGGCATTGTGCACTGCTGGCAAAGATGGCAAACC TTCATCAcgaatggtgttgctgaaaggattTGATAAAGACGGTTTTGTATG GTACACGAATTATGGAAGCCGAAAAGCCAAGGATTTATCTGAGAATGCTAATGCATCACTGCTATTCTATTGGGATGGATTGAATCGCCAG GTGCGAATAGAAGGTTCTGTGCAGAAGGTTTCTGAAGAAGAATCTGAACATTACTTCCACAGTCGCCCTAGAGGAAGTCAGATTGGTGCAATAGCCAGCAAACag aGCACTGTAATTCCAGGACGTGATTTTCTCCATCAAGAGTATAAAGATTTGGAAGCAAAATTCTCTGATGG aGCTTTAATCCCAAAACCAAAATATTGGGGTGGGTACAGACTTAAACCTGAGTTTTTTGAGTTTTGGCAAGGACAGACATCCAGGTTGCATGATAG gttatGTTATTTTCCTGAAGAAAGTGGATGGAAAATCAGACGTTTGGCTCCCTGA